Genomic window (Sphingobacteriales bacterium):
GGTGGTTATTTTGGTTACCGTTTTGGCGGTACTGTTTCCCAGACAACTTTATGGAAACAGGATATCACCAAAAGAGGTATTACAACTCCCGGAACCGAAGTAAAATATGATACCAACAGCTTTTTTATCGGACAAAATATCACCATTACCAGTGTGGATTCGACCTATCCGAAAGAGATGTTTATTCCCTATGTTCCAACCAATAAACCTTCTGCTTCAAAAGACCTGGCTCCATTTGATGCAGGAATTATCGTAGGTGCTGGTTTTAGCCTTGAAGTTTCCGAACACGCCAAGCTTACTCTTGACATGCGTTATACCATGGGATTACTGACTATTGACAAAACCTATTTTAACGACATCGAATACCTGTTTACCCCCGATGGCTCAGGTCTGATTCAGATTGCAGGTAACAATTTTTCAATGACCACGCGAAGAACAAAAATGGATGTGAAAAATTCAGGTATCGGATTGTTTTTGGGTTATACCTATTATCTTGAATAACAATTTGTTAAAATATATTTTATTTAGGCTGTCTGAGAGGGCAGCCTTTTTTATTTTTTACGGAAAACAATTCTGACTGGTACTCCAGTAAAATCATATTCTTCCCTGAGCTTATTTTCAAGAAAGCGTTTATAGCTTTCTTTAATATATTGCGGGTGATTGGCAAAAAATGCAAATAATGGAAATTGTGCAGGAATTTGAGTTACATACTTGATGTTGATAATTTTTCCTTTCACACTGGGTGGATGAAACTCTTCAATAATGGGCAGAAAGAAACGGTTAAGCTCTGCAGTGGAGATTTTCTTTGTTTTGTTCTGATAGACATGAAAAGCTGCTTCCACAGCTTTCATCAACCTGGTTTTATTCAGAGCTGAAACCATGATCACCGGAACATCGTTGAAAGGAGCAAGCTTTTCTTTTGTTGTCTTGACAATGCTCTCAGCTGATTTGTTCGTTCTTTCAGCCAAATCCCATTTGTTAACCAGTATGACGACTCCCTTGTTTTTTCTTTCCGCCAGATTAATGATATTTACATCCTGACTGTTTATCCCTTCCTGTATATCGGTGATGACTATGCACACATCGCATTCATCTATCGATTTGACCGCACGCATCACAGAATAAAACTCAATATTATCGCGGACACTTGACTTTTTTCTAAGTCCGGCAGTGTCGATCAGCATGAAGTGGTAGCCAAACTTGTTGAAAATGCTATGAATGGAGTCGCGGGTAGTACCGGGAATATCCGAAACAATATGCCTGTCTTCTTCCAGCAACATATTGATAAAGGTTGATTTACCGACATTGGGCTTCCCGACAACAGCAAATTTTGGGATGTCGGGTGTTTCCACCAATTGCTTTTCGGATTTTAATAATTCCACAATTCTGTCGAGTAGTTCTCCTGTTCCTGAACCATTGACTGATGAAACCGGAAAAATTTCATCAAAGCCGAGCCTGTAAAACTCATAGCTTTCGGCAATAGTATCAAAATTATCTGTTTTATTGGCAACGAGAAGGACTGTTTTCTTTGATTTTCTTAAAAAGCGGGCAAAAACCTCGTCCAGATCTGTAATCCCAACACTGACATCTACCATAAATAAAACTACAGATGCCTCATTAACAGCTATTTCTACCTGTTTTTTTATTTCTTTCTCAAAAACATCCGTGCTATTTTCGACATATCCTCCGGTGTCAATGACGGTAAACTCATGACCATTCCATTCAGCCAGATCATATATCCTGTCGCGGGTAACTCCGCTTACATCATCAACGATGGCTTTCCTTTTCTGTATCAGGCGGTTAAACAAGGTTGATTTCCCTACATTCGGCCTTCCTGTTATTGCTACTATTCCTCCTCCCATGACAGTTTTAATTCTGCTGCAAATTTACTTCTATGGCTCCAATAAGTTTATCTTTTGTAAAATAAAGTATTTCAGTGGCTTGTATTTATACAATTAATTATTATGGCTGATATATTTTTGAAACTTTTCTTTATCTTAGCCTCCGATTTTTCTAAAGCTATTTATTTCAAAATCAAATAAACTGACATGAATTCAAGTAAACTCCTGATGTTATTCCTTGCGGTTTTATTTGTTTCTTCCTGTGAACTAATACCTCAGAAGCCGATCAATATCGTAGGGGTATGGTCGTGGGAAGCCGCTTTTGATAAGGAAAAAAATGACCTGATGATCAGTCATGATTATCATACCATTGAATTCCGTTCTAACCTGACTTATGAATATTCAATTGATACACTTGTCGTTAAAGGGGTTTATGAAGTGGATGAAGGGAATAATATTTTAAGACTTGATTATCATAATGTCTGGGAATTGCTTAAAGCCAATGACCATGAGTTGTGGATCAGAAACCTGACCAATGAAGGCCATGAATGGCATCTGAAAAAATAGTATTATAAACCGTAAACCTGTCTCATTTTTTGCCAAAGCTGTTGCTTTTCCTCCTTGTTCATCACCAGATCGGTCAGGCTAAGCGGACATATTATGACCTTTGACCTGCCAATGATTTCTATCTGACCGGAATTCATTCCGCTTGTATAGCTTTCGGGTAAACCAAATACAAAAAAGTGATTATCAGGCATTTTTGTGATAATATCGCGGATATGACGGTGATTACTTCTGGCTATATTGAACAATGCGGATCGTTCAACAGATGACTTTACCGCACTCAGAATATTGTCGAGAAAGATTTTATCTTTCGGTTTTATCCATTCCTGGTCTTCATACCAAACAATAATGCCGGTTTTTGAAGCATTGTTCCCGGAAAAAATCAGGTCATCTTCCTGGTTTTCATAGCTTTGTTCAGGTTCTGATACCACCGCAACAGGTTCTTCTTCCGGGAGGTAATCAGCTTTTACCTCTCCGTCTGCTATCATGATAAACGTATCATCAAACAATTCTGCCAGCCAGCGAAATGAATCATCCATACAATCGAAATGAAGATTTTGACTAAGTCAGGCTATGAACAAAAAGTCCGCTTCTGAGCTTGGGTTCAAACCATGTCGATTTGGGGGGCATAATTTTACCCGAATCGGCTATATCGATCAATTGCTGAATGGTAACCGGATACAAAGCGAAAGCAACAGCCATTTCACCGGAATTGATTCTTTTTTCAAGTTCACCAAGACCTCTGATGCCACCAACAAAATCGATACGCTTATCGGTTCGCGGGTCGGCAATACCAAGTATCGGATCCAGCACATTTTTTTGCAGGATATTGACATCCAGCACATCAAGAGGATCGTTCGGGTCGAAAGTGCCTTCTTTTGCTACCAGTTTATACCATTCTCCGCCCAGATACATCCCAAATTCATGAATAGCCTGAGGTTTATAAATGGATTTTCCCATTTTTTCCACATTCATCACTTTTTTGAGCTCCTGAAGAAAAGATTCCTGTGTCAGGTGGTTGAGGTCTTTTACTACCCTGTTGTAGTCGATGATACTCAGGTGGCTGGCAGGAAAAATTACGGTCAGAAAATAATTGTATTCTTCTTTTCCGGTATGGTTGGGATTGTTTTCTGCCAGGTCTTTTCCGATTTTAGCCGAAGAAGCGGAACGGTGATGCCCATCTGCAATGTAGGTATGAGGAACTTTTTCTGCGAAAAGGCGGGTAATTTTTTCCACTGTTTCCTGATTATCAACCACCCAAAGCGTATGATGAACACCATCATCGGCTACAAAGTCGTATTCAGGATTTGTTGCCACTACATTATTAATTAATTCATTGATCTCCGGCACATCCGGATAAGTCAGGAAAACAGGTTCGGTGTGTGCTCCGACTGCCTTGAAATGCATAATGCGGTCAATTTCTTTTTCGGGGCGGGTGAGTTCGTGTTTTTTAATGACATTGTTGAAATAGTCGTGGATACTTGAAGCGGCAACCAGCCCAATCTGACTGACATTTCCCATGACCAGCTTGTAAACATAATAATTTTCTGTCTTGTCCTGAAAAAGTATTCCTTCTTCAATCATCCTGTAAAAATTCTCACGTCCTTTCTGATACACCGGATCTGTATGAATATCAATGCCTGGTTCGAGGTCAATTTCTGCCTTGGCAATATGATAGAAAGAATATGGATTTCCTTTTGCTTCTTCACGGGCTTCTTCCGAATTTAATACATCGTAAGGTTTTGCTGCCACACGTGACGCAAGCGCTGCTTTAGGTCTGATTGCTCTGAATGGTTTAATGACTGCCATAATATTTTCTTTTAGTTTTAAACTTCAATTTGTTTGAGGGGCAATTTTAAGGAATAAAATTAAATGAGCTGAAATTTATTGATTAAATTGGCTAATATTCAGGCCTTTTTAAAATTTCAGAATAAATCACCGCTTCAATAGCATTAAATCGAAAATGAACATGTTCACCCTCTTCCTGATGTTTGGCATAAGCGGCTTCTTCGGCTGATTTGTGATCGGCAAGCATGCTGGATTCAATCATGCTTACCTTATCTGTATTGTATTGGTTATCATAGGAAAAGATTTCTGCCGGTTGGTTGTCGTAGGCGTCAATTTTTGCCTCATAATTTTCGTAAACCGGAGCTTTTTCTGTTGGAACTATCGTTTCTTCAACGATTTCTTTTTCTGCCGGAAATTCCTCCACAGGTGCCTGTTCTGCCCACTCATTCAGTTTTTTTTCGAGGGATTTGAAAAAATCATCTTCCCTGGGTGGTTGACCGGCAGGGCTTTTGGCAGGAACATTTTTCTTTTTCCTGAATAAAGGAACAATAATGGTCAGGATGATGAAAAAAAGATATAGCAGTGTTTCAAATTTCATATTTGGTTGTATCTTGCCCTCGTTTTAAAAATAATCTTGTTTAATTTTAAAGCAAAAATAAGCTTTTTATCAGAACCTTAAAAAAAAAAGTCTATGAACAGAAAACATAATTTTAATGCTGGTCCGTCAATATTACCGGTTATGACACTCGAAGCACTTTCGAAAGCTTCGCTGGAATACGAAAATATTGGCATGTCGATCCTTGAGATTTCTCACAGAAGTAAAGAATTTGAAGCCATCAATGATGAAGCCATGGCACTTTTCAAAGAGCTGTTAAATATTCCTGACGGTTATTCTGTTTTGTTTCTGGGTGGAGGAGCCAGCCTCCAGTTTTGCATGGTACCTTTTAACCTGTTAAACAAAAAAGCAGCTTATCTCAACACGGGTGAATGGTCAAAGAAAGCCATCAAGGAAGCCAAATTATTCGGAGAAGTTCAGGTGGTGGCATCTTCAGAAGACAAAAACTTTTCTTACATCCCAAAGAATTTTACCATTCCAACAGATGTTGATTATTTCCACATTACCACCAACAATACCATTTTTGGAACAGAAATCCTTACCGATATGGATTCTCCCGTTCCTTTGGTAGCTGATATGTCGTCTGATATTTTTTCACGCCCGGTCGATGTTTCAAAATACAGTCTCATTTATGGTGGTGCTCAGAAAAATCTTGCACCTGCCGGTGTTACCTTCGTTATTGTTAAGAATGATATTATCGGGAAGGTAGAAAGAGCTATTCCGACCATGCTCAATTATAAAACCCATATTGACAACAAATCCTTGTTCAATACTCCCCCTGTATTTGCTATTTATGGTGCATTGATGACGCTGAGATGGCTTAAATCATTGGGCGGCTTGAAAGTCATGCAGGAAATGAACCAGAAGAAAGCTAAGTTACTGTATGATGAAATTGACAGAAATCCTTTGTTTAAAGGCACTGTTGAAAAAGATTCACGCTCTTTGATGAATATCTGTTTCGTCATGAATGACCAGTACAAAGATTTGGAAGAAGAATTCTTCAATTTTGCCAAATCAAAAGGCATGGTTGGCATCAAGGGACACAGGAGTGTTGGTGGATTCAGGGCATCTACCTATAATGCATTGCCCTACGAAAGTGTGGTCGCTTTGGTAGAATGCATGCAGGAATTTGCAAAAATGAAAGCATAATTTTGTTTAACTGAATCAAAATCAAAGTTATGAAGAAAGTATTGGTAGCAACAGAAAAACCATTTGCAAAAATTGCAGTGGATGGTATCAGGGAAGTACTGGACAAAGCCGGTTATGAACTTCTTTTGTTGGAAAAATATAAAGAGCAAGACGATTTGCTGAAAGCAGTTGAAGAAGTGGATGCCTTGATTATCCGCTCCGATATTGTTGACAAAGCTGTTGTGGATGCTGCAAAAAACCTGAAGATAGTTGTCAGGGCAGGAGCCGGCTACGATAATATTGATCTTGCCGCCTGTACGTCAAAGAACATTGTTGCCATGAATACACCGGGACAAAACAGCAATGCTGTTGCAGAGCTGGCTATCGGCATGATGATTTACATGGCACGCAATAAATTTGACGGTTCATCCGGTACAGAGCTTCGTGATAAGACACTTGGGCTTCATGCATTTGGCTATGTCGGGAAATATGTGGCAGCCATTGCCAAAGGCTTCAACATGAAAATATATGCTTTCGATCCCTTCCTGAAAAAGGAAGATTTTGAAAAAGAAGGCGTAATTCCGGTCAGCTCTGTGGAAGAACTTTACCGTTCCTGCAGTTATGTATCGCTTCATATTCCGGCCAATGCCCAGACCAAAAAATCTATTGGTTACGACCTGCTGAAATTAATGCCCGAAAATGCCAATCTGGTGAATACCGCCAGAAAAGAAGTCATTGATGAAGAAGGTTTGCTGAAAATTTTTGAAGAAAGGGCTGATTTCAGGTATATGTCGGATATTGAACCTGAATGTAAGGATATCCTGCTTGAAAAATACGCCAAAAGAGTTTACTTTACGCCCAAGAAAATGGGAGCTCAGACCGAAGAAGCTAATATCAATGCCGGTATTGCAGCAGCAAGGCAGATAGTCAACTTTTTTGAACAGGGAGATATCAGGTTTAAAGTGAATTAGTTTGCAGAAAAAATATTTTTCTGTTTGCCTGTAAATATTGTATATTTGAACAAATTTTAAAGCCATGAAAAACTTAAGATTTTTGATGATAATCTGTCTCACCGGATTAATGATGGCCACTATTAATTCCTGTGTTGAAGACAATCCTGTCATTCAATTACCGGATAAAAATCTGGGAGCTACTGAAAATGGCAATCTTGAAGTATTTGCCAGAAAAGGGACAGCTACCGGACCATATCTCGGAAATGCGGTGGTAAAAATTTTTCTTACCGAAACAGACCGTACAAACGGCAATGTTTATCAGGCAAATACGACAGATCCGGTCGATCCTATTGCCCATGGAGCTTTCTTCAATAGTCTTCCGTTTCAAAAATATTATATAAGTGTTAGCTGGACAGGATCTGATGGCCTCTGGCAAGGTGTTGGTGAATGTTTTGTCCCTAAAGGTAAAACAACACAATATCATGTTACCTGTGTTCAGTAAAGTTTTTAAATGACTGAGTAAGCCATTCTCTCTTCCGGGGAATGGCTTATTTGTTTAAAAATGAATATGTTATGAAAAAATTTATTGTAATTTCATCGCTGATCTTCCTTGCTTCAGTACTTAATTTTTCCTGCAATAAAGAAACAACTGGCGAGCTGAAGGTATTGGTCAAAGCTGATAACAAATACTGGGGAAACATTACGGTGAAAATTTATAACTCTCTGACAGCCAAACAAAACGACAGTGCTTATGCTACGGCAAAAACAACCGTAAATCAGCCGGAAATTTACGGAGCTTTGTTTCTGGATTTACCACCCCAGAAATATTATATTAAAGCTGAATTTACGGATGGTTCTGACCAGTACAGCGGAGAAGGGGAAGCCACCGTACAGGCCGGCAAACAGGAGGTTTACACACTTGAATGTAATAAAGCAGCAGTCGGGAGCCTTGAGGTTTTTGTCAGGGAAAATTCGCTGACGGGGGCCTATGTCCCCAATGCCAATGTTGAATTATACCTTTCTGAAACCGACCGGGCCAATGGCTATTTTTTCAAAAGCAGTACGACTCCATCCGTTGATTTTGATAAAAACGGGGCATTGTTTGAAGGGTTGCTTTATCAGAAATATTACCTGAAAGCGTATTTTACCAAAAACAGTGAGCTATGGATGGGTGTAGCCGAAACCTTCATTATCCCGGGACAGAAAAAAGTCATTAATGTATTGTGTGTCAAATAAATAGTGATTTAATATGAAGAAAATCAACGTTTTATTCTTGCTTTTTGCTGCGTTGCTGATGTTTTTCGGGATTTCCTGCGAAGATACAGGGCCTGGAAAACTGACAGTGGTCGTTAAAGCAGATGGAAAATACTGGCCGAATGTAACTGTTAAACTTTATCTTTCAGCAGCCGACAGAGATGTTGACAATGCCTATCTGGATGGTGTTACCGGGCCTGTCAGTCCTGAGCAGAACGGAGCTGTTTTTACCAATTTACCTCCTCAAACCTATTATCTGAAAGCCATTTTTTCAGACGGGCAAGGAAAATATGAAGGAAACGCAGATGTTAGCATTGCGGCAGGAGAAGACAAGTTCTTTGAGCTTCAGTGTACCAAAATGCCAACCGGCAACCTGAAGGTATTTGTCAGAAAAGACCTGCCATCGGGAGTTTATATGGGAGGAGTCAATGTTTATCTGTATAAATCGGAGGCCGACAGAAATGCTGGCACTCATCTAATGGTTTCGCAGACCTCCACGGACAATCCCCAGGTAGATGGAGCTGTATTTAACTATCTGACTTTTCAGCGTTATTACCTGAAAGCTAATTTTGAAACAGGCGGTCAGCAGTATGAGGGTTTGGGGGATGTCATTGTCCCGGTTAACTCGACTACATCCTATCATCTGGTATGTACACCAAAATAAATTAACAAAGTTTTTGTGTTAAATTATTTTCTACGATAATTGCAAACAAATAATTTCAACCGAATAAGATGAAATACAGAATTATTACCCTATTCTTAATTTTAAGTCAATTAAGCCAGCTTGCTTTCGGACAAAAAATCACGAATCCGGAAAGTGTTGTTTACGACAAAGTAAAAGACAGGTACATAGTCAGTGATCCGGGCGGGCCTGCTATCATTGCTATTGCCTCAAACGGCACTAAAACCATTTTACATGAACAGGGATTG
Coding sequences:
- the serC gene encoding 3-phosphoserine/phosphohydroxythreonine transaminase — translated: MNRKHNFNAGPSILPVMTLEALSKASLEYENIGMSILEISHRSKEFEAINDEAMALFKELLNIPDGYSVLFLGGGASLQFCMVPFNLLNKKAAYLNTGEWSKKAIKEAKLFGEVQVVASSEDKNFSYIPKNFTIPTDVDYFHITTNNTIFGTEILTDMDSPVPLVADMSSDIFSRPVDVSKYSLIYGGAQKNLAPAGVTFVIVKNDIIGKVERAIPTMLNYKTHIDNKSLFNTPPVFAIYGALMTLRWLKSLGGLKVMQEMNQKKAKLLYDEIDRNPLFKGTVEKDSRSLMNICFVMNDQYKDLEEEFFNFAKSKGMVGIKGHRSVGGFRASTYNALPYESVVALVECMQEFAKMKA
- a CDS encoding DUF1015 domain-containing protein; protein product: MAVIKPFRAIRPKAALASRVAAKPYDVLNSEEAREEAKGNPYSFYHIAKAEIDLEPGIDIHTDPVYQKGRENFYRMIEEGILFQDKTENYYVYKLVMGNVSQIGLVAASSIHDYFNNVIKKHELTRPEKEIDRIMHFKAVGAHTEPVFLTYPDVPEINELINNVVATNPEYDFVADDGVHHTLWVVDNQETVEKITRLFAEKVPHTYIADGHHRSASSAKIGKDLAENNPNHTGKEEYNYFLTVIFPASHLSIIDYNRVVKDLNHLTQESFLQELKKVMNVEKMGKSIYKPQAIHEFGMYLGGEWYKLVAKEGTFDPNDPLDVLDVNILQKNVLDPILGIADPRTDKRIDFVGGIRGLGELEKRINSGEMAVAFALYPVTIQQLIDIADSGKIMPPKSTWFEPKLRSGLFVHSLT
- a CDS encoding ribosome biogenesis GTPase Der translates to MGGGIVAITGRPNVGKSTLFNRLIQKRKAIVDDVSGVTRDRIYDLAEWNGHEFTVIDTGGYVENSTDVFEKEIKKQVEIAVNEASVVLFMVDVSVGITDLDEVFARFLRKSKKTVLLVANKTDNFDTIAESYEFYRLGFDEIFPVSSVNGSGTGELLDRIVELLKSEKQLVETPDIPKFAVVGKPNVGKSTFINMLLEEDRHIVSDIPGTTRDSIHSIFNKFGYHFMLIDTAGLRKKSSVRDNIEFYSVMRAVKSIDECDVCIVITDIQEGINSQDVNIINLAERKNKGVVILVNKWDLAERTNKSAESIVKTTKEKLAPFNDVPVIMVSALNKTRLMKAVEAAFHVYQNKTKKISTAELNRFFLPIIEEFHPPSVKGKIINIKYVTQIPAQFPLFAFFANHPQYIKESYKRFLENKLREEYDFTGVPVRIVFRKK
- a CDS encoding 3-phosphoglycerate dehydrogenase, yielding MKKVLVATEKPFAKIAVDGIREVLDKAGYELLLLEKYKEQDDLLKAVEEVDALIIRSDIVDKAVVDAAKNLKIVVRAGAGYDNIDLAACTSKNIVAMNTPGQNSNAVAELAIGMMIYMARNKFDGSSGTELRDKTLGLHAFGYVGKYVAAIAKGFNMKIYAFDPFLKKEDFEKEGVIPVSSVEELYRSCSYVSLHIPANAQTKKSIGYDLLKLMPENANLVNTARKEVIDEEGLLKIFEERADFRYMSDIEPECKDILLEKYAKRVYFTPKKMGAQTEEANINAGIAAARQIVNFFEQGDIRFKVN
- a CDS encoding PorT family protein — encoded protein: MRKSLVIFLMLLLSAVIAQHASAQLVYGVKAGYTGYKLTGSDVYGGMNYVYNPSFGANLGIKFTTDFQLQFEFLYLTKGVHQLFTHKQTIHAFEQDTVQITIADVKKYDNTLKMNYLEVPVYLRKSFSLKGGVWPYDRKIGRVDFDLFLGGYFGYRFGGTVSQTTLWKQDITKRGITTPGTEVKYDTNSFFIGQNITITSVDSTYPKEMFIPYVPTNKPSASKDLAPFDAGIIVGAGFSLEVSEHAKLTLDMRYTMGLLTIDKTYFNDIEYLFTPDGSGLIQIAGNNFSMTTRRTKMDVKNSGIGLFLGYTYYLE